In Geopsychrobacter electrodiphilus DSM 16401, a single window of DNA contains:
- the tdh gene encoding L-threonine 3-dehydrogenase: MKALVKKEAAPGLWLEEQPEPKIGINDVLIKVKRTAICGTDMHIYNWDAWAQKTIPVPMIVGHEFVGEIVAVGSNVIDFRAGQIVSGEGHVVCGRCRNCMAGRRHLCARTSGVGVNRPGAFAEYLALPMSNVWEHRPNIDLDVAALFDPLGNAVHTALQYDLLGEDVLITGAGPIGAMAAAVCRHAGARHVVITDINPGRLELARALGATCTVDVGRESIAEVQKKLGMNEGFDVGLEMSGNASAFKDLLANMCHGGKVAILGIPGGDVAIDWNTVIFNMLTLKGIYGREMYETWYKMSVMIESGLDISAVITHRFDYPEFEEGFAAMNAGEACKVILNWDC; the protein is encoded by the coding sequence ATGAAAGCACTGGTAAAAAAAGAAGCTGCCCCCGGCCTGTGGCTGGAAGAGCAACCCGAACCAAAAATCGGCATCAACGATGTTCTGATCAAGGTCAAGCGCACCGCCATCTGCGGCACCGATATGCATATCTATAACTGGGATGCCTGGGCCCAAAAAACCATCCCCGTCCCTATGATCGTCGGACACGAGTTTGTCGGCGAGATCGTCGCGGTCGGTTCCAACGTCATCGATTTCAGGGCGGGCCAGATCGTCTCGGGTGAAGGGCATGTGGTGTGCGGCCGCTGCCGCAACTGCATGGCCGGACGTCGCCATCTCTGTGCCCGCACCAGCGGCGTCGGAGTCAACCGCCCCGGAGCCTTCGCTGAATATCTGGCCCTCCCCATGTCCAATGTCTGGGAGCATCGCCCGAATATCGATCTGGATGTGGCGGCGCTCTTCGATCCGTTGGGCAACGCGGTGCACACCGCCCTGCAATACGATCTGCTCGGGGAAGATGTGCTGATTACCGGTGCCGGACCCATCGGCGCCATGGCAGCGGCCGTCTGTCGTCACGCCGGGGCCCGCCATGTCGTGATCACCGACATCAATCCCGGACGCCTTGAGTTAGCCAGAGCCCTGGGTGCAACCTGTACCGTCGATGTCGGCCGCGAGAGCATCGCCGAAGTGCAGAAAAAACTGGGAATGAACGAAGGGTTTGATGTGGGGCTGGAGATGTCCGGCAACGCTTCAGCGTTCAAGGATCTGCTGGCCAACATGTGCCACGGCGGCAAGGTCGCCATCCTCGGGATTCCGGGGGGCGATGTGGCGATCGACTGGAACACGGTGATCTTCAATATGCTCACCCTCAAGGGGATTTACGGTCGCGAAATGTACGAAACCTGGTACAAGATGTCGGTGATGATCGAGTCGGGGCTGGACATCTCGGCGGTTATCACCCACCGCTTCGATTATCCGGAATTCGAGGAAGGCTTTGCCGCCATGAATGCCGGTGAGGCCTGCAAAGTCATTCTGAATTGGGACTGTTGA